From Diceros bicornis minor isolate mBicDic1 chromosome 8, mDicBic1.mat.cur, whole genome shotgun sequence, a single genomic window includes:
- the SH3BP2 gene encoding SH3 domain-binding protein 2 isoform X5: protein MEDAGSLRAKSFMAAEEMHWPVPMKAIGAQNLLTMPGGVAKAGYLHKKGGTQLQLLKWPLRFVIIHKRCIYYFKSSTSASPQGAFSLSGYNRVMRAAEETTSNNVFPFKIVHISKKHRTWFFSASSEDERKSWMALLRREIGHFHEKKELPLDASDSSSDTDSFYGAVERPVDVSLSPYPLDNEDYEHDDEDDSYMEPDSPEPVKPEDTLTHPPAYPPPPVPTPRKPAFTDVPRAHSFIFKGPGPLLPPPPPKRGLPDAGPAHEDSKRDLLGLKRTEPCPRVPPASRRMSDPPLGSMPTGPSLRKSPCFRESTSPSPEPWVPSHGASCASSTASTATAASRNCDKLKSFHLSPRGLSTSEPPPVPANKPKFLKMAEEAPLREAAKPGLFVPPVAPRPPALKLPVPEAAARPAVLPRPEKPPHPHLQRSPPDGQSFRSFSFEKPRQPSQADTSQADTGGEDSDEDYEKVPLPNSVFVNTTESCEVERLFKATSPRGEPQDGLYCIRNSSTKSGKVLVVWDETSNKVRNYRIFEKDSKFYLESEVLFVSVGSLVEHYHTHVLPGHQNLLLQHPYGYAGPR from the exons ATGGAGGATGCTGGTTCGCTAAGAGCAAAGAg CTTCATGGCGGCCGAGGAGATGCACTGGCCTGTCCCTATGAAGGCAATTGGCGCCCAGAACTTGCTAACCATGCCAGGGGGTGTGGCCAAGGCTGGCTACCTGCACAAGAAGGGCGGcactcagctgcagctgctcaaaT GGCCCCTGCGCTTTGTCATCATCCACAAGCGATGCATCTACTACTTCAAGAGCAGCACATCCGCCTCCCCGCAGGGCGCCTTCTCGCTGAGCGGCTATAACCG GGTGATGCGAGCGGCTGAGGAGACAACGTCCAACAACGTCTTCCCCTTTAAGATCGTCCACATCAGCAAGAAGCACCGCACGTGGTTCTTCTCAGCTTCCTCTGAGGATGAGCGCAAG AGCTGGATGGCCTTGCTGCGCAGGGAGATTGGCCACTTCCACGAGAAGAAGGAGCTGCCCCTGGACGCCAG TGACTCCAGCTCGGACACAGACAGCTTCTACGGTGCAGTGGAGCGGCCCGTGGATGTCAGCCTCTCTCCGTACCCACTGGACAACGAAG ACTATGAGCATGATGATGAGGATGACTCGTACATGGAGCCCGACTCCCCTGAGCCCGTGAAGCCTGAGG ACACCCTGACCCACCCGCCAGCCTACCCCCCGCCTCCTGTGCCCACGCCCAGAAAGCCAGCCTTCACTGATGTGCCCCGTGCCCATTCCTTCATCTTCAAGGGCCCGGGCCCTCtgctgccacccccaccccctaagCGCGGCCTCCCTGATGCTGGCCCGGCCCACGAGGACTCTAAGAGGGACCTGCTGGGCCTGAAGCGGACCGAGCCTTGCCCCAGGGTGCCACCTGCCTCCCGGAGGATGAGCGACCCGCCTCTGGGCAGCATGCCCACCGGGCCCAGCCTCCGGAAATCCCCTTGCTTCCGTGAGAGCACCAGCCCCAGCCCGGAGCCCTGGGTCcccagccacggggccagctgtGCTTCCAGCACTGCTAGCACAGCCACTGCTGCTTCCAGGAACTGTGACAAGCTCAAGTCCTTCCACCTGTCCCCCAGGGGGCTGTCCACGTCCGAGCCTCCACCCGTGCCAGCCAACAAGCCCAAGTTCCTGAAGATGGCTGAAGAGGCCCCCCTGAGGGAGGCAGCCAAGCCTGGACTCTTTGTGCCCCCTGTAGCCCCCAGGCCTCCTGCACTGAAGCTGCCTGTGCCTGAGGCCGCAGCCCGGCCTGCAGTCCTGCCCAGGCCAGAGAAgccgccccacccccacctcca GCGATCACCCCCCGATGGGCAGAGTTTCAGGAGCTTCTCCTTTGAAAAACCCCGGCAGCCCTCACAGGCTGACACCTCGCAGGCCGACACTGGTGGGGAGGACTCTGATGAAGACTATGAGAAG GTGCCACTGCCCAACTCGGTCTTTGTCAACACCACGGAATCCTGCGAAGTGGAAAG GCTGTTCAAAGCCACGAGCCCCCGGGGGGAGCCCCAGGACGGACTCTACTGCATCCGGAACTCCTCCACCAAGTCAGGGAAG GTTCTGGTCGTGTGGGATGAAACCTCCAACAAGGTGAGGAACTACCGCATCTTTGAGAAG GACTCTAAATTCTACCTGGAGAGTGAGGTCCTGTTTGTGAGCGTGGGCAGCCTGGTGGAGCACTACCACACCCACGTGCTGCCCGGCCACCAGAACCTGCTGCTGCAGCACCCCTACGGCTATGCTGGGCCCAGGTGA
- the SH3BP2 gene encoding SH3 domain-binding protein 2 isoform X4 — translation MHLTAAPLGQPQFCFMAAEEMHWPVPMKAIGAQNLLTMPGGVAKAGYLHKKGGTQLQLLKWPLRFVIIHKRCIYYFKSSTSASPQGAFSLSGYNRVMRAAEETTSNNVFPFKIVHISKKHRTWFFSASSEDERKSWMALLRREIGHFHEKKELPLDASDSSSDTDSFYGAVERPVDVSLSPYPLDNEDYEHDDEDDSYMEPDSPEPVKPEDTLTHPPAYPPPPVPTPRKPAFTDVPRAHSFIFKGPGPLLPPPPPKRGLPDAGPAHEDSKRDLLGLKRTEPCPRVPPASRRMSDPPLGSMPTGPSLRKSPCFRESTSPSPEPWVPSHGASCASSTASTATAASRNCDKLKSFHLSPRGLSTSEPPPVPANKPKFLKMAEEAPLREAAKPGLFVPPVAPRPPALKLPVPEAAARPAVLPRPEKPPHPHLQRSPPDGQSFRSFSFEKPRQPSQADTSQADTGGEDSDEDYEKVPLPNSVFVNTTESCEVERLFKATSPRGEPQDGLYCIRNSSTKSGKVLVVWDETSNKVRNYRIFEKDSKFYLESEVLFVSVGSLVEHYHTHVLPGHQNLLLQHPYGYAGPR, via the exons atgcacttaaccgctgcgccactgggccagccccaattttg CTTCATGGCGGCCGAGGAGATGCACTGGCCTGTCCCTATGAAGGCAATTGGCGCCCAGAACTTGCTAACCATGCCAGGGGGTGTGGCCAAGGCTGGCTACCTGCACAAGAAGGGCGGcactcagctgcagctgctcaaaT GGCCCCTGCGCTTTGTCATCATCCACAAGCGATGCATCTACTACTTCAAGAGCAGCACATCCGCCTCCCCGCAGGGCGCCTTCTCGCTGAGCGGCTATAACCG GGTGATGCGAGCGGCTGAGGAGACAACGTCCAACAACGTCTTCCCCTTTAAGATCGTCCACATCAGCAAGAAGCACCGCACGTGGTTCTTCTCAGCTTCCTCTGAGGATGAGCGCAAG AGCTGGATGGCCTTGCTGCGCAGGGAGATTGGCCACTTCCACGAGAAGAAGGAGCTGCCCCTGGACGCCAG TGACTCCAGCTCGGACACAGACAGCTTCTACGGTGCAGTGGAGCGGCCCGTGGATGTCAGCCTCTCTCCGTACCCACTGGACAACGAAG ACTATGAGCATGATGATGAGGATGACTCGTACATGGAGCCCGACTCCCCTGAGCCCGTGAAGCCTGAGG ACACCCTGACCCACCCGCCAGCCTACCCCCCGCCTCCTGTGCCCACGCCCAGAAAGCCAGCCTTCACTGATGTGCCCCGTGCCCATTCCTTCATCTTCAAGGGCCCGGGCCCTCtgctgccacccccaccccctaagCGCGGCCTCCCTGATGCTGGCCCGGCCCACGAGGACTCTAAGAGGGACCTGCTGGGCCTGAAGCGGACCGAGCCTTGCCCCAGGGTGCCACCTGCCTCCCGGAGGATGAGCGACCCGCCTCTGGGCAGCATGCCCACCGGGCCCAGCCTCCGGAAATCCCCTTGCTTCCGTGAGAGCACCAGCCCCAGCCCGGAGCCCTGGGTCcccagccacggggccagctgtGCTTCCAGCACTGCTAGCACAGCCACTGCTGCTTCCAGGAACTGTGACAAGCTCAAGTCCTTCCACCTGTCCCCCAGGGGGCTGTCCACGTCCGAGCCTCCACCCGTGCCAGCCAACAAGCCCAAGTTCCTGAAGATGGCTGAAGAGGCCCCCCTGAGGGAGGCAGCCAAGCCTGGACTCTTTGTGCCCCCTGTAGCCCCCAGGCCTCCTGCACTGAAGCTGCCTGTGCCTGAGGCCGCAGCCCGGCCTGCAGTCCTGCCCAGGCCAGAGAAgccgccccacccccacctcca GCGATCACCCCCCGATGGGCAGAGTTTCAGGAGCTTCTCCTTTGAAAAACCCCGGCAGCCCTCACAGGCTGACACCTCGCAGGCCGACACTGGTGGGGAGGACTCTGATGAAGACTATGAGAAG GTGCCACTGCCCAACTCGGTCTTTGTCAACACCACGGAATCCTGCGAAGTGGAAAG GCTGTTCAAAGCCACGAGCCCCCGGGGGGAGCCCCAGGACGGACTCTACTGCATCCGGAACTCCTCCACCAAGTCAGGGAAG GTTCTGGTCGTGTGGGATGAAACCTCCAACAAGGTGAGGAACTACCGCATCTTTGAGAAG GACTCTAAATTCTACCTGGAGAGTGAGGTCCTGTTTGTGAGCGTGGGCAGCCTGGTGGAGCACTACCACACCCACGTGCTGCCCGGCCACCAGAACCTGCTGCTGCAGCACCCCTACGGCTATGCTGGGCCCAGGTGA
- the SH3BP2 gene encoding SH3 domain-binding protein 2 isoform X6: MAAEEMHWPVPMKAIGAQNLLTMPGGVAKAGYLHKKGGTQLQLLKWPLRFVIIHKRCIYYFKSSTSASPQGAFSLSGYNRVMRAAEETTSNNVFPFKIVHISKKHRTWFFSASSEDERKSWMALLRREIGHFHEKKELPLDASDSSSDTDSFYGAVERPVDVSLSPYPLDNEDYEHDDEDDSYMEPDSPEPVKPEDTLTHPPAYPPPPVPTPRKPAFTDVPRAHSFIFKGPGPLLPPPPPKRGLPDAGPAHEDSKRDLLGLKRTEPCPRVPPASRRMSDPPLGSMPTGPSLRKSPCFRESTSPSPEPWVPSHGASCASSTASTATAASRNCDKLKSFHLSPRGLSTSEPPPVPANKPKFLKMAEEAPLREAAKPGLFVPPVAPRPPALKLPVPEAAARPAVLPRPEKPPHPHLQRSPPDGQSFRSFSFEKPRQPSQADTSQADTGGEDSDEDYEKVPLPNSVFVNTTESCEVERLFKATSPRGEPQDGLYCIRNSSTKSGKVLVVWDETSNKVRNYRIFEKDSKFYLESEVLFVSVGSLVEHYHTHVLPGHQNLLLQHPYGYAGPR, encoded by the exons ATGGCGGCCGAGGAGATGCACTGGCCTGTCCCTATGAAGGCAATTGGCGCCCAGAACTTGCTAACCATGCCAGGGGGTGTGGCCAAGGCTGGCTACCTGCACAAGAAGGGCGGcactcagctgcagctgctcaaaT GGCCCCTGCGCTTTGTCATCATCCACAAGCGATGCATCTACTACTTCAAGAGCAGCACATCCGCCTCCCCGCAGGGCGCCTTCTCGCTGAGCGGCTATAACCG GGTGATGCGAGCGGCTGAGGAGACAACGTCCAACAACGTCTTCCCCTTTAAGATCGTCCACATCAGCAAGAAGCACCGCACGTGGTTCTTCTCAGCTTCCTCTGAGGATGAGCGCAAG AGCTGGATGGCCTTGCTGCGCAGGGAGATTGGCCACTTCCACGAGAAGAAGGAGCTGCCCCTGGACGCCAG TGACTCCAGCTCGGACACAGACAGCTTCTACGGTGCAGTGGAGCGGCCCGTGGATGTCAGCCTCTCTCCGTACCCACTGGACAACGAAG ACTATGAGCATGATGATGAGGATGACTCGTACATGGAGCCCGACTCCCCTGAGCCCGTGAAGCCTGAGG ACACCCTGACCCACCCGCCAGCCTACCCCCCGCCTCCTGTGCCCACGCCCAGAAAGCCAGCCTTCACTGATGTGCCCCGTGCCCATTCCTTCATCTTCAAGGGCCCGGGCCCTCtgctgccacccccaccccctaagCGCGGCCTCCCTGATGCTGGCCCGGCCCACGAGGACTCTAAGAGGGACCTGCTGGGCCTGAAGCGGACCGAGCCTTGCCCCAGGGTGCCACCTGCCTCCCGGAGGATGAGCGACCCGCCTCTGGGCAGCATGCCCACCGGGCCCAGCCTCCGGAAATCCCCTTGCTTCCGTGAGAGCACCAGCCCCAGCCCGGAGCCCTGGGTCcccagccacggggccagctgtGCTTCCAGCACTGCTAGCACAGCCACTGCTGCTTCCAGGAACTGTGACAAGCTCAAGTCCTTCCACCTGTCCCCCAGGGGGCTGTCCACGTCCGAGCCTCCACCCGTGCCAGCCAACAAGCCCAAGTTCCTGAAGATGGCTGAAGAGGCCCCCCTGAGGGAGGCAGCCAAGCCTGGACTCTTTGTGCCCCCTGTAGCCCCCAGGCCTCCTGCACTGAAGCTGCCTGTGCCTGAGGCCGCAGCCCGGCCTGCAGTCCTGCCCAGGCCAGAGAAgccgccccacccccacctcca GCGATCACCCCCCGATGGGCAGAGTTTCAGGAGCTTCTCCTTTGAAAAACCCCGGCAGCCCTCACAGGCTGACACCTCGCAGGCCGACACTGGTGGGGAGGACTCTGATGAAGACTATGAGAAG GTGCCACTGCCCAACTCGGTCTTTGTCAACACCACGGAATCCTGCGAAGTGGAAAG GCTGTTCAAAGCCACGAGCCCCCGGGGGGAGCCCCAGGACGGACTCTACTGCATCCGGAACTCCTCCACCAAGTCAGGGAAG GTTCTGGTCGTGTGGGATGAAACCTCCAACAAGGTGAGGAACTACCGCATCTTTGAGAAG GACTCTAAATTCTACCTGGAGAGTGAGGTCCTGTTTGTGAGCGTGGGCAGCCTGGTGGAGCACTACCACACCCACGTGCTGCCCGGCCACCAGAACCTGCTGCTGCAGCACCCCTACGGCTATGCTGGGCCCAGGTGA
- the SH3BP2 gene encoding SH3 domain-binding protein 2 isoform X1, giving the protein MAGAGLRPRSRGRREAGAGDEAAAGGPGPGPCRCAQERRAGAAPRKPALPAAWTPFMAAEEMHWPVPMKAIGAQNLLTMPGGVAKAGYLHKKGGTQLQLLKWPLRFVIIHKRCIYYFKSSTSASPQGAFSLSGYNRVMRAAEETTSNNVFPFKIVHISKKHRTWFFSASSEDERKSWMALLRREIGHFHEKKELPLDASDSSSDTDSFYGAVERPVDVSLSPYPLDNEDYEHDDEDDSYMEPDSPEPVKPEDTLTHPPAYPPPPVPTPRKPAFTDVPRAHSFIFKGPGPLLPPPPPKRGLPDAGPAHEDSKRDLLGLKRTEPCPRVPPASRRMSDPPLGSMPTGPSLRKSPCFRESTSPSPEPWVPSHGASCASSTASTATAASRNCDKLKSFHLSPRGLSTSEPPPVPANKPKFLKMAEEAPLREAAKPGLFVPPVAPRPPALKLPVPEAAARPAVLPRPEKPPHPHLQRSPPDGQSFRSFSFEKPRQPSQADTSQADTGGEDSDEDYEKVPLPNSVFVNTTESCEVERLFKATSPRGEPQDGLYCIRNSSTKSGKVLVVWDETSNKVRNYRIFEKDSKFYLESEVLFVSVGSLVEHYHTHVLPGHQNLLLQHPYGYAGPR; this is encoded by the exons ATGGCGGGCGCGGGGCTGCGGCCGCGGAGCCGGGGCCGGCGGGAGGCGGGCGCCGGGGACGAGGCGGCGGCCGGGGGGCCCGGCCCGGGGCCGTGTCGGTGCGCGCAGGAGAGGCGGGCGGGGGCCGCCCCCCGGAAGCCGGCCCTGCCCGCCGCGTGGACGCC CTTCATGGCGGCCGAGGAGATGCACTGGCCTGTCCCTATGAAGGCAATTGGCGCCCAGAACTTGCTAACCATGCCAGGGGGTGTGGCCAAGGCTGGCTACCTGCACAAGAAGGGCGGcactcagctgcagctgctcaaaT GGCCCCTGCGCTTTGTCATCATCCACAAGCGATGCATCTACTACTTCAAGAGCAGCACATCCGCCTCCCCGCAGGGCGCCTTCTCGCTGAGCGGCTATAACCG GGTGATGCGAGCGGCTGAGGAGACAACGTCCAACAACGTCTTCCCCTTTAAGATCGTCCACATCAGCAAGAAGCACCGCACGTGGTTCTTCTCAGCTTCCTCTGAGGATGAGCGCAAG AGCTGGATGGCCTTGCTGCGCAGGGAGATTGGCCACTTCCACGAGAAGAAGGAGCTGCCCCTGGACGCCAG TGACTCCAGCTCGGACACAGACAGCTTCTACGGTGCAGTGGAGCGGCCCGTGGATGTCAGCCTCTCTCCGTACCCACTGGACAACGAAG ACTATGAGCATGATGATGAGGATGACTCGTACATGGAGCCCGACTCCCCTGAGCCCGTGAAGCCTGAGG ACACCCTGACCCACCCGCCAGCCTACCCCCCGCCTCCTGTGCCCACGCCCAGAAAGCCAGCCTTCACTGATGTGCCCCGTGCCCATTCCTTCATCTTCAAGGGCCCGGGCCCTCtgctgccacccccaccccctaagCGCGGCCTCCCTGATGCTGGCCCGGCCCACGAGGACTCTAAGAGGGACCTGCTGGGCCTGAAGCGGACCGAGCCTTGCCCCAGGGTGCCACCTGCCTCCCGGAGGATGAGCGACCCGCCTCTGGGCAGCATGCCCACCGGGCCCAGCCTCCGGAAATCCCCTTGCTTCCGTGAGAGCACCAGCCCCAGCCCGGAGCCCTGGGTCcccagccacggggccagctgtGCTTCCAGCACTGCTAGCACAGCCACTGCTGCTTCCAGGAACTGTGACAAGCTCAAGTCCTTCCACCTGTCCCCCAGGGGGCTGTCCACGTCCGAGCCTCCACCCGTGCCAGCCAACAAGCCCAAGTTCCTGAAGATGGCTGAAGAGGCCCCCCTGAGGGAGGCAGCCAAGCCTGGACTCTTTGTGCCCCCTGTAGCCCCCAGGCCTCCTGCACTGAAGCTGCCTGTGCCTGAGGCCGCAGCCCGGCCTGCAGTCCTGCCCAGGCCAGAGAAgccgccccacccccacctcca GCGATCACCCCCCGATGGGCAGAGTTTCAGGAGCTTCTCCTTTGAAAAACCCCGGCAGCCCTCACAGGCTGACACCTCGCAGGCCGACACTGGTGGGGAGGACTCTGATGAAGACTATGAGAAG GTGCCACTGCCCAACTCGGTCTTTGTCAACACCACGGAATCCTGCGAAGTGGAAAG GCTGTTCAAAGCCACGAGCCCCCGGGGGGAGCCCCAGGACGGACTCTACTGCATCCGGAACTCCTCCACCAAGTCAGGGAAG GTTCTGGTCGTGTGGGATGAAACCTCCAACAAGGTGAGGAACTACCGCATCTTTGAGAAG GACTCTAAATTCTACCTGGAGAGTGAGGTCCTGTTTGTGAGCGTGGGCAGCCTGGTGGAGCACTACCACACCCACGTGCTGCCCGGCCACCAGAACCTGCTGCTGCAGCACCCCTACGGCTATGCTGGGCCCAGGTGA
- the SH3BP2 gene encoding SH3 domain-binding protein 2 isoform X2, protein MASLGSWTPAPSLSPGRKRAMCWVSAISFMAAEEMHWPVPMKAIGAQNLLTMPGGVAKAGYLHKKGGTQLQLLKWPLRFVIIHKRCIYYFKSSTSASPQGAFSLSGYNRVMRAAEETTSNNVFPFKIVHISKKHRTWFFSASSEDERKSWMALLRREIGHFHEKKELPLDASDSSSDTDSFYGAVERPVDVSLSPYPLDNEDYEHDDEDDSYMEPDSPEPVKPEDTLTHPPAYPPPPVPTPRKPAFTDVPRAHSFIFKGPGPLLPPPPPKRGLPDAGPAHEDSKRDLLGLKRTEPCPRVPPASRRMSDPPLGSMPTGPSLRKSPCFRESTSPSPEPWVPSHGASCASSTASTATAASRNCDKLKSFHLSPRGLSTSEPPPVPANKPKFLKMAEEAPLREAAKPGLFVPPVAPRPPALKLPVPEAAARPAVLPRPEKPPHPHLQRSPPDGQSFRSFSFEKPRQPSQADTSQADTGGEDSDEDYEKVPLPNSVFVNTTESCEVERLFKATSPRGEPQDGLYCIRNSSTKSGKVLVVWDETSNKVRNYRIFEKDSKFYLESEVLFVSVGSLVEHYHTHVLPGHQNLLLQHPYGYAGPR, encoded by the exons ATGGCCTCCCTGGGTTCCTGGACACCCGCTCCCAGCCTATCGCCAGGCAGGAAGAGAGCCATGTGCTGGGTCAGTGCCATCAG CTTCATGGCGGCCGAGGAGATGCACTGGCCTGTCCCTATGAAGGCAATTGGCGCCCAGAACTTGCTAACCATGCCAGGGGGTGTGGCCAAGGCTGGCTACCTGCACAAGAAGGGCGGcactcagctgcagctgctcaaaT GGCCCCTGCGCTTTGTCATCATCCACAAGCGATGCATCTACTACTTCAAGAGCAGCACATCCGCCTCCCCGCAGGGCGCCTTCTCGCTGAGCGGCTATAACCG GGTGATGCGAGCGGCTGAGGAGACAACGTCCAACAACGTCTTCCCCTTTAAGATCGTCCACATCAGCAAGAAGCACCGCACGTGGTTCTTCTCAGCTTCCTCTGAGGATGAGCGCAAG AGCTGGATGGCCTTGCTGCGCAGGGAGATTGGCCACTTCCACGAGAAGAAGGAGCTGCCCCTGGACGCCAG TGACTCCAGCTCGGACACAGACAGCTTCTACGGTGCAGTGGAGCGGCCCGTGGATGTCAGCCTCTCTCCGTACCCACTGGACAACGAAG ACTATGAGCATGATGATGAGGATGACTCGTACATGGAGCCCGACTCCCCTGAGCCCGTGAAGCCTGAGG ACACCCTGACCCACCCGCCAGCCTACCCCCCGCCTCCTGTGCCCACGCCCAGAAAGCCAGCCTTCACTGATGTGCCCCGTGCCCATTCCTTCATCTTCAAGGGCCCGGGCCCTCtgctgccacccccaccccctaagCGCGGCCTCCCTGATGCTGGCCCGGCCCACGAGGACTCTAAGAGGGACCTGCTGGGCCTGAAGCGGACCGAGCCTTGCCCCAGGGTGCCACCTGCCTCCCGGAGGATGAGCGACCCGCCTCTGGGCAGCATGCCCACCGGGCCCAGCCTCCGGAAATCCCCTTGCTTCCGTGAGAGCACCAGCCCCAGCCCGGAGCCCTGGGTCcccagccacggggccagctgtGCTTCCAGCACTGCTAGCACAGCCACTGCTGCTTCCAGGAACTGTGACAAGCTCAAGTCCTTCCACCTGTCCCCCAGGGGGCTGTCCACGTCCGAGCCTCCACCCGTGCCAGCCAACAAGCCCAAGTTCCTGAAGATGGCTGAAGAGGCCCCCCTGAGGGAGGCAGCCAAGCCTGGACTCTTTGTGCCCCCTGTAGCCCCCAGGCCTCCTGCACTGAAGCTGCCTGTGCCTGAGGCCGCAGCCCGGCCTGCAGTCCTGCCCAGGCCAGAGAAgccgccccacccccacctcca GCGATCACCCCCCGATGGGCAGAGTTTCAGGAGCTTCTCCTTTGAAAAACCCCGGCAGCCCTCACAGGCTGACACCTCGCAGGCCGACACTGGTGGGGAGGACTCTGATGAAGACTATGAGAAG GTGCCACTGCCCAACTCGGTCTTTGTCAACACCACGGAATCCTGCGAAGTGGAAAG GCTGTTCAAAGCCACGAGCCCCCGGGGGGAGCCCCAGGACGGACTCTACTGCATCCGGAACTCCTCCACCAAGTCAGGGAAG GTTCTGGTCGTGTGGGATGAAACCTCCAACAAGGTGAGGAACTACCGCATCTTTGAGAAG GACTCTAAATTCTACCTGGAGAGTGAGGTCCTGTTTGTGAGCGTGGGCAGCCTGGTGGAGCACTACCACACCCACGTGCTGCCCGGCCACCAGAACCTGCTGCTGCAGCACCCCTACGGCTATGCTGGGCCCAGGTGA
- the SH3BP2 gene encoding SH3 domain-binding protein 2 isoform X3, with product MASLGSWTPAPSLSPGRKRAMCWVSAISFMAAEEMHWPVPMKAIGAQNLLTMPGGVAKAGYLHKKGGTQLQLLKWPLRFVIIHKRCIYYFKSSTSASPQGAFSLSGYNRVMRAAEETTSNNVFPFKIVHISKKHRTWFFSASSEDERKSWMALLRREIGHFHEKKELPLDASDSSSDTDSFYGAVERPVDVSLSPYPLDNEDYEHDDEDDSYMEPDSPEPVKPEDTLTHPPAYPPPPVPTPRKPAFTDVPRAHSFIFKGPGPLLPPPPPKRGLPDAGPAHEDSKRDLLGLKRTEPCPRVPPASRRMSDPPLGSMPTGPSLRKSPCFRESTSPSPEPWVPSHGASCASSTASTATAASRNCDKLKSFHLSPRGLSTSEPPPVPANKPKFLKMAEEAPLREAAKPGLFVPPVAPRPPALKLPVPEAAARPAVLPRPEKPPHPHLQRSPPDGQSFRSFSFEKPRQPSQADTSQADTGGEDSDEDYEKVPLPNSVFVNTTESCEVERLFKATSPRGEPQDGLYCIRNSSTKSGKVLVVWDETSNKDSKFYLESEVLFVSVGSLVEHYHTHVLPGHQNLLLQHPYGYAGPR from the exons ATGGCCTCCCTGGGTTCCTGGACACCCGCTCCCAGCCTATCGCCAGGCAGGAAGAGAGCCATGTGCTGGGTCAGTGCCATCAG CTTCATGGCGGCCGAGGAGATGCACTGGCCTGTCCCTATGAAGGCAATTGGCGCCCAGAACTTGCTAACCATGCCAGGGGGTGTGGCCAAGGCTGGCTACCTGCACAAGAAGGGCGGcactcagctgcagctgctcaaaT GGCCCCTGCGCTTTGTCATCATCCACAAGCGATGCATCTACTACTTCAAGAGCAGCACATCCGCCTCCCCGCAGGGCGCCTTCTCGCTGAGCGGCTATAACCG GGTGATGCGAGCGGCTGAGGAGACAACGTCCAACAACGTCTTCCCCTTTAAGATCGTCCACATCAGCAAGAAGCACCGCACGTGGTTCTTCTCAGCTTCCTCTGAGGATGAGCGCAAG AGCTGGATGGCCTTGCTGCGCAGGGAGATTGGCCACTTCCACGAGAAGAAGGAGCTGCCCCTGGACGCCAG TGACTCCAGCTCGGACACAGACAGCTTCTACGGTGCAGTGGAGCGGCCCGTGGATGTCAGCCTCTCTCCGTACCCACTGGACAACGAAG ACTATGAGCATGATGATGAGGATGACTCGTACATGGAGCCCGACTCCCCTGAGCCCGTGAAGCCTGAGG ACACCCTGACCCACCCGCCAGCCTACCCCCCGCCTCCTGTGCCCACGCCCAGAAAGCCAGCCTTCACTGATGTGCCCCGTGCCCATTCCTTCATCTTCAAGGGCCCGGGCCCTCtgctgccacccccaccccctaagCGCGGCCTCCCTGATGCTGGCCCGGCCCACGAGGACTCTAAGAGGGACCTGCTGGGCCTGAAGCGGACCGAGCCTTGCCCCAGGGTGCCACCTGCCTCCCGGAGGATGAGCGACCCGCCTCTGGGCAGCATGCCCACCGGGCCCAGCCTCCGGAAATCCCCTTGCTTCCGTGAGAGCACCAGCCCCAGCCCGGAGCCCTGGGTCcccagccacggggccagctgtGCTTCCAGCACTGCTAGCACAGCCACTGCTGCTTCCAGGAACTGTGACAAGCTCAAGTCCTTCCACCTGTCCCCCAGGGGGCTGTCCACGTCCGAGCCTCCACCCGTGCCAGCCAACAAGCCCAAGTTCCTGAAGATGGCTGAAGAGGCCCCCCTGAGGGAGGCAGCCAAGCCTGGACTCTTTGTGCCCCCTGTAGCCCCCAGGCCTCCTGCACTGAAGCTGCCTGTGCCTGAGGCCGCAGCCCGGCCTGCAGTCCTGCCCAGGCCAGAGAAgccgccccacccccacctcca GCGATCACCCCCCGATGGGCAGAGTTTCAGGAGCTTCTCCTTTGAAAAACCCCGGCAGCCCTCACAGGCTGACACCTCGCAGGCCGACACTGGTGGGGAGGACTCTGATGAAGACTATGAGAAG GTGCCACTGCCCAACTCGGTCTTTGTCAACACCACGGAATCCTGCGAAGTGGAAAG GCTGTTCAAAGCCACGAGCCCCCGGGGGGAGCCCCAGGACGGACTCTACTGCATCCGGAACTCCTCCACCAAGTCAGGGAAG GTTCTGGTCGTGTGGGATGAAACCTCCAACAAG GACTCTAAATTCTACCTGGAGAGTGAGGTCCTGTTTGTGAGCGTGGGCAGCCTGGTGGAGCACTACCACACCCACGTGCTGCCCGGCCACCAGAACCTGCTGCTGCAGCACCCCTACGGCTATGCTGGGCCCAGGTGA